A region from the Francisella orientalis FNO12 genome encodes:
- the rpoC gene encoding DNA-directed RNA polymerase subunit beta', with the protein MNNGILHQNYNSKKFDIIKISLASPEVIRSWSHGEVKKPETINYRTFKPERDGLFCAKIFGPIKDYECLCGKYKRLKHRGVVCERCGVEVEQAKVRRERMGHIDLVCPVVHIWYLKSLPSRIGLFLDMPLKNVEKVLYFESYIVTDPGMTPLEKKQLLTDDEYAEALENYGYEFEASMGAEAIRDLLADTDLETEIESLQAEYEESKSTAKKEKAIKRLRLLETFQASGNKPEWMVMTILPVLPPDLRPLVPIEGGRFATSDLNDLYRRVINRNNRLKKLLDLNAPDIIVRNEKRMLQEAVDALLDNGRRGRAVTGSNKRPLKSLADMIKGKQGRFRQNLLGKRVDYSGRSVITVGPSLRLHECGLPKKMALELFKPFVYSKLRLGGYATTIKQAKRMVELEEAVVWDILEVVINEHPVLLNRAPTLHRLGIQAFEPKLIEGKAIQLHPLVCAAFNADFDGDQMAVHVPLTVESQLEARVLMMSTNNILSPASGQPIITPTQDIVLGLYYITREKEGARGEGKLFSNYDDVSRAYNSGTIDIHAKIKLRIDRQVFDTKGNTYNEKGVVNTTVGRALLLNILPEGLSFSLLNKVLVKKEISKIVNQAFRVLGGKATVVLADKLMYAGFKYSTLSGVSVGVDDMTIPETKEAKVEEAEKEIKHITGQYQSSLITENERYNNIINIWSKTSDEVGASMMDAISKDTVMVNGKNKEIESFNSVYMMAKSGARGSYNQMRQLAGMRGLMAKPDGTMIETAITANFREGLSVLQYFTSTHGARKGLADTALKTANAGYLTRRLVDVAQDLVVIEEDCGTDDGLMFSAIVEDGEVKVPLIERALGRTLAADVVTEKGVVLLESGTLLDENLVEILDDNGIDMIKVRSPITCKTRRGLCAKCYGRDLARERKVNVGESVGVIAAQSIGEPGTQLTMRTFHTGGAASLGITVSDIKVKTAGKIKFKNIRTVTNKDDQNIVISRAGKIIVSDTMGRVREQHKIPMGAVVPLASGKGVEIGDVIATWDPHAQPLITDVAGKVVLEDVIDSITSKHTYDDLTGQQTIEITSISQRTTSKNLKPVVKVVDEKGNELKSISLAVGAVLNVTDDSVLEVGDVVAKIPLEGSKNKDITGGLPRVAELFEARRPKDAAILSPCDGMVRLGNRDTKEKQRIEILDKSGHIAEEILLPKSRHLVVFDGEQVLKGNVLADGPTDPHDLLKYKGLEAFADYILIEAQSVYRMQGVVINDKHIETIVRQMLRKATILDEGDSKFVKDESIELVRILEENDRLAKEGKRLIEYELTLMGITRSSLSTESFLSAASFQETTRVLTEASIHSQVDQLRGLKENVLIGRLIPTGTGFAVRKESNKIEKMREELGVEDNMILTEASSFNTEDTAFENQIEKEDKDINDDIEESLRNALESLDF; encoded by the coding sequence GTGAATAACGGTATCCTACATCAAAATTACAATAGTAAAAAGTTTGATATTATTAAAATATCTTTAGCATCTCCAGAGGTCATTCGTTCATGGTCTCATGGTGAAGTTAAAAAACCAGAAACTATAAATTATAGAACATTTAAGCCTGAGAGAGATGGTTTATTCTGTGCTAAAATCTTTGGTCCAATAAAAGATTATGAATGCTTGTGTGGTAAGTATAAAAGACTTAAGCATCGTGGTGTAGTATGTGAGCGTTGTGGTGTTGAGGTAGAGCAAGCTAAAGTACGTAGAGAAAGAATGGGTCATATAGATTTAGTATGCCCAGTGGTACATATATGGTATCTAAAATCTTTGCCTTCTAGAATAGGTCTATTCCTTGATATGCCATTAAAGAATGTTGAGAAGGTACTATATTTTGAGTCTTACATAGTTACAGATCCAGGTATGACACCTCTAGAGAAAAAACAGCTTCTTACTGATGATGAGTATGCTGAAGCTTTAGAGAACTATGGTTATGAGTTTGAAGCATCTATGGGTGCAGAAGCAATCAGAGACTTATTGGCAGATACAGATCTTGAAACTGAGATTGAGTCGCTACAAGCTGAATATGAAGAGAGTAAATCTACAGCTAAAAAAGAGAAAGCTATCAAGAGATTAAGACTACTTGAAACTTTCCAAGCATCTGGCAATAAACCTGAGTGGATGGTAATGACTATACTACCAGTTTTACCACCGGATTTAAGACCATTAGTTCCAATTGAAGGCGGTAGATTTGCGACATCTGATCTTAATGATTTATATCGTAGAGTAATTAATAGAAATAATAGACTTAAAAAACTATTAGATCTAAATGCTCCTGATATTATTGTTAGAAATGAAAAGAGAATGTTGCAGGAAGCTGTAGATGCATTGCTAGATAACGGTAGACGTGGTAGAGCTGTAACAGGTTCAAATAAGCGTCCGCTTAAATCTCTTGCTGATATGATAAAAGGTAAGCAGGGTCGTTTCCGTCAAAACCTACTTGGTAAACGTGTAGACTATTCTGGTCGTTCTGTAATTACAGTTGGCCCATCATTGAGATTACATGAGTGTGGTTTACCTAAAAAGATGGCATTAGAGCTATTTAAACCTTTTGTATACTCTAAGTTAAGACTAGGTGGCTATGCAACAACTATCAAACAAGCTAAGAGAATGGTTGAGCTTGAAGAAGCCGTTGTATGGGATATTTTAGAAGTTGTGATCAACGAGCATCCAGTTTTATTAAACCGCGCCCCTACGCTTCATAGATTAGGTATTCAAGCATTTGAGCCTAAGCTAATTGAAGGTAAAGCTATACAGTTACATCCTCTAGTTTGTGCAGCATTTAACGCCGATTTCGATGGTGACCAAATGGCGGTACATGTACCTTTAACTGTCGAGTCGCAGTTAGAAGCTAGAGTATTGATGATGTCTACAAATAACATCTTATCTCCAGCATCTGGTCAGCCAATTATTACTCCTACTCAGGATATTGTATTAGGTCTATACTATATCACTAGAGAGAAAGAGGGCGCTCGAGGCGAAGGTAAATTATTCTCAAACTATGATGATGTTAGTAGAGCATATAATTCAGGCACTATAGATATTCATGCTAAAATTAAACTTAGAATAGATAGACAAGTTTTTGATACTAAAGGCAATACTTATAACGAGAAAGGTGTTGTAAATACTACTGTAGGTAGAGCATTGCTTTTAAACATATTGCCTGAAGGTTTGTCATTCTCGCTATTGAATAAAGTGCTTGTTAAGAAAGAAATCTCTAAAATCGTCAACCAAGCATTTAGAGTGCTAGGTGGTAAAGCAACTGTAGTTTTAGCTGATAAACTAATGTATGCAGGTTTCAAATACTCAACATTATCAGGTGTTTCTGTAGGCGTTGATGATATGACGATACCTGAAACTAAAGAAGCTAAAGTCGAAGAAGCAGAAAAAGAAATTAAGCATATTACAGGGCAGTATCAGTCATCATTAATTACAGAGAATGAAAGATACAATAATATTATCAATATTTGGAGTAAAACTTCTGATGAGGTTGGTGCTTCGATGATGGATGCGATTTCAAAAGATACTGTAATGGTAAATGGTAAGAATAAAGAAATCGAATCGTTTAACTCTGTATATATGATGGCAAAATCAGGTGCTAGGGGTTCTTATAACCAGATGAGACAGCTTGCAGGTATGCGTGGTCTAATGGCTAAGCCAGATGGAACGATGATTGAAACTGCTATTACGGCGAACTTTAGAGAAGGCTTGTCAGTATTGCAGTACTTTACATCTACTCACGGTGCTCGTAAAGGTCTAGCAGATACGGCATTGAAGACAGCTAACGCTGGTTACCTAACTCGTAGACTTGTAGATGTTGCCCAAGATTTAGTTGTTATTGAAGAAGATTGCGGCACTGATGATGGCTTAATGTTCTCAGCTATTGTTGAAGATGGTGAAGTTAAAGTTCCTCTAATAGAGAGAGCTTTAGGTAGAACGCTAGCTGCTGATGTTGTGACTGAAAAGGGAGTTGTTCTATTAGAATCCGGTACTCTGCTTGATGAAAATCTTGTTGAGATACTTGATGATAATGGTATTGACATGATCAAAGTTAGATCTCCAATTACATGTAAAACTCGTAGAGGCTTATGTGCTAAGTGTTATGGTCGTGACCTTGCTCGTGAAAGAAAGGTCAATGTCGGTGAGTCTGTTGGTGTAATTGCTGCTCAGTCAATTGGTGAGCCAGGTACACAGCTTACGATGAGAACATTCCATACTGGTGGTGCGGCATCATTAGGTATTACAGTATCTGATATTAAAGTTAAAACTGCTGGTAAGATTAAGTTTAAAAACATCAGAACAGTTACAAATAAAGATGATCAAAACATAGTTATATCGAGAGCTGGTAAAATCATAGTTTCTGATACTATGGGCCGTGTTAGAGAGCAACATAAAATCCCTATGGGTGCAGTTGTTCCTTTAGCAAGTGGCAAGGGTGTTGAGATTGGTGATGTTATAGCTACTTGGGATCCGCATGCTCAGCCACTAATTACAGACGTTGCTGGTAAAGTTGTTCTGGAAGATGTTATTGATAGTATCACATCAAAGCATACATATGATGATTTAACTGGTCAGCAAACTATTGAGATAACTTCAATATCTCAAAGAACAACATCTAAGAACCTAAAACCAGTTGTTAAAGTTGTTGATGAGAAAGGTAATGAGCTTAAATCAATTTCATTAGCTGTAGGTGCTGTATTGAACGTTACTGATGATTCAGTGTTAGAGGTTGGTGATGTTGTTGCTAAGATTCCTTTAGAAGGCTCTAAGAATAAGGATATTACCGGAGGTCTTCCTCGAGTTGCTGAACTTTTTGAGGCGAGACGTCCAAAAGACGCTGCAATATTATCACCTTGTGATGGTATGGTTAGATTAGGTAACAGAGATACTAAAGAAAAGCAAAGGATTGAAATCTTGGATAAGAGCGGTCATATTGCTGAAGAGATACTATTACCTAAATCTAGACATCTAGTAGTTTTTGATGGTGAACAAGTATTAAAAGGCAATGTTTTAGCAGATGGTCCTACTGATCCACATGATCTTCTTAAGTACAAAGGTTTAGAAGCGTTTGCTGATTATATTTTAATTGAGGCTCAGTCTGTATATCGTATGCAAGGTGTTGTAATTAACGATAAGCATATTGAAACGATCGTTAGACAGATGTTGAGAAAAGCAACAATTCTTGATGAAGGTGATAGTAAGTTTGTCAAAGATGAAAGTATTGAATTAGTAAGAATACTTGAAGAAAATGATAGACTAGCTAAAGAAGGTAAGAGATTGATTGAGTATGAGCTTACTCTGATGGGTATCACTAGATCATCGTTATCTACAGAGTCATTCTTGTCTGCGGCATCATTCCAAGAAACGACTAGAGTATTAACTGAGGCTTCAATACATTCTCAAGTTGATCAATTAAGAGGACTTAAAGAAAACGTTCTTATTGGTAGACTTATACCTACAGGTACAGGATTTGCAGTTAGAAAAGAGTCTAATAAGATTGAGAAGATGAGAGAAGAACTTGGTGTAGAAGATAATATGATACTCACAGAAGCATCATCATTTAACACTGAAGATACAGCATTTGAGAATCAGATTGAAAAAGAAGATAAAGATATTAATGATGATATTGAAGAATCGTTAAGAAATGCTCTAGAATCTTTAGATTTCTGA